The DNA window GATCTAGGgaagacagagagagagagagagaaaaagagatAACAATGTTAGCCGTGACAGGAGGATGAGATGGTGGTGCAGTGGGTGGGTCCACATCGACTTCTGTTGCCCGCCAACGCCATCGCCGCCGCTTACTTGCTTCCTTCCGTCGGGCAACAGGACATTGTACTGGCCGGTGGTGAAGTCACCGTCGCGCATCTCTGAATGCCCGAACGAGAGTCCGCTGGGCGCGTCCTCAACCTGGTAATTAAATTCGTACTTGGCGGGCTCCTAAACGCCGGAGAACGTATCATGGAGCATGGTTCATGGAGCATGGATCATGGACAGCGGATCATGGAGAATGGAGAACGGATTGGGGCGTgtggagaaagagagaaacACAGAGAGATAGAGTGGCTGGGATCAAGAGTTCAGATTTCTGTGGGGATGCAAGCTTTAAACGCCTTTAAACGATGGCAGGTGCAGGTGAGCGATAACGAGTCTACCAAAGAGTTGCAAGGGCAAGTGTGCAGCGGTGTGGGCGGTGGAGCGGTGTTCCCTTTGTGGTCATTCCCACCCAGTGATCCCCGAATAAAAAGATGCGATAAAATAGATGCCATAGATACCATTCACCCCAATTTGCTAAGCTATCAAATACTCACATCGTTGTCGTAGTCAGCGCCGCCGGGTCCACTGCCTCCTCCAGCACCACCTGCTCCCGATCCAGAGGCTGGGGGTCCGTAGGAGTCGGAGGGTCGGCCACCAGGTCCTGTGCCTGGAGCTCCGTAGCTGCTCGAAGGACGTCCGCCGTTGCCATTACCGTTGCCGTTTCCAGGGGCGCCATAAGTGTCTGAAGGCTTTTGGTTCTGACCAGGAGCACCATAGGAGTCCGAAGGGCGACCACCGAATCCACCTTGGCCCTGACCAGGAGCTCCATAGCTGCTTGAAGGACGACCACCGCTGCCGTTTCCGTTACCATTTCCGCCACCCGGAGCACCATAGCTGTCCGATGGGCGACCTCCGTTGCCATTTCCGCCACCAGGAGCGCCGTAGCTGCTTGAAGGACGACCGCCATTTCCGCCACCAGGAGCGCCGTAGGTGTCCGAAGGACGACCACCGTTTCCACCACCAGGAGCACCATAGCTGCCCGAAGGACGACCACCATTTCCGTTGCCTTGTCCTTGGCCAGGAGCTCCATAGCTGCTCGAGGGTCGACCGctgtttccatttccaccACCAGGAGCACCATAGCTGTCCGATGGGCGTCCACCGCTACCGCCACCAGGAGCACCATAGGTATCCGAAGGACGACCACCGTTTCCACCACCAGGAGCGCCATAGCTGCTCGATGGGCGACCACCGTTGCCATTTCCACCACCAGGAGCACCATAGGAATCCGAGGGCTTGCCACCGAATCCACCCTGTCCTTGTCCCTGTCCTTGACCCTGGCCCACGCCTGGAGCGCCATAGCTGTCCGAGGGTCGGCCGCCGTTGCCACCGCCAGGAGCGCCATAGGCATCCGATGGCCTGCCGCCGGGACCACTCTGGCCCGGTGCTCCATAGCTATCGGACGGAGGTAGATAGGAGTTAACTGGTGGCTCCGGTCGCCCAAGGACCACCATCGCCATGAGCAGCGTCAAGCCGAGTAACTTGAACATATTCCACTTGTGGAGCTGATGCtggagatgaagatggagatggaaCTGGAGCTGATCGGAATCTTTGGGATGAGACTAGCGCTTGGAAGCAGCGCCGAATTCTGACTGATCTGTGGTAGCTGCCACATGGCGTATTTATATGAGGCAAAgccgaaaccgaaaaaacTGAAAGTCTAGGATGCACAATGCGCACACACACGAACTCGATTATGAGATGGAGGTGGTTTTGTGGAGCGTGTGGCAACCGGCAACacaacagctgctgctgctgctgctgatgcagcTGATGCGGCTGCCACATACGATCGTCTTCAGAGAAGCGGTGGCTGATTCTATGCGGTCCAAAGCAAAAATCTCAATCACTGAGCTTGCTTGCCAACACTTCACCACCCCGATCTGCGCCAGATTGCCACGTGAAGGGTGCCTCGGTCTTGAGTCTTGGGTCTTAAGTCTTGGAGCAAAGTCTCTCGGGCTGATTTGCCTTCTTTAAGCGCACATCTTCTCGAGGCGCGGCGAGGTGGTGATTGTGCCGCGGCCCCCAAACCTTTTGGATCCGCCGTTGCGTTGGCCCAAAGTAGTCTACTCGGTCTACTCGGTACTCCACTGGGTGAATGTGTCGGCGGCGTCTGCCGCGGCTCACTCTCCCAAGCGAGTGGTTCAGTGTTCCAGTGGTTCAGTGGTTGCTATGACAAGCGCCaaagcattttgcatttgtttgccttgtcTTGTCAGAGacgaaaaaggaaaaataatcataaaaagcCCAGCGATATATCGAAGAAGATCGTGCCAAAGACGACCCCAATTGGGTGTAGGATCCGCGGATGCGTCTGCTGGGTGTAGAAGGGTCGAGTCGATTGTATTGGAGATTGTGGCGATGGCATAGAGATGATCAGAGAATCAATTGGAAAAGAAGGGTATGCAGATGTATTGATTATGATTTAACTAGATCAAAAGAAACTTGGTGTAACAAATTGACAGCTCAATCTTCTTCAAGATCATTTGATACGATGCAAATGTAAGTTATGAGAGGAGGCTAAACCGAAGATTCTGTGAAGAAAATATTCATGCTGAAAGCTTTCAGATAGCTAGGTATCTAAAAAGCTAAATCTACGCTGCACATAACATATTTCGACACATCCATTGATTCAGTTATGCAGCCCATCCGAATCGGAACAACAGCCCACACAAAGGGATTCCCGAAGTTATGGGAAATTAATTGCGCTGAGTTTTCGCAGTCCGCCCACCATATTAACTTGGCTAGTTAACTCGACTAACTCGGCTGGCAGTAGCGCCATTCGCGGTTTATGGAGCACAGATCACAGATCACAGCCTTCGCCGGCAAATGGGAACGTGCAGAATTAATTGCCCCACTACGTGCTTGGTCATGGGAGTTGGCAGTTGGAAGTTGGAAGATGCCGGCTCAGCATCCTGCTTTCAGCCAGATGTGTGGGTCAAAAAAACGAGAGATGATGATTACGATATGCGCCATGACACGTCGACAGTTTAAAATAACTCACTGGTTAGTAACTCAACTTGGGTCTTTATCTTCATAATTTCAGCTTAGCCTGGCCTAATCTTACATATAAAGCCGTCTATATCGCCGTAGGACTTCCTGAAAGAGCCATGTGTGTATGAAGTAGATGGTCACGCACACCAAACAGCAATCGTAAAACACGAAAAGCAGCAGGAATCCCAGATAAACGCAGAGCAGTAATGTCAAAGTGCATATTATCAGTTGGGCCAAGCACAGCCAACGATGATAGAAGAAagcttaaaataatatatattaaatatatttatttgcacgaAAGATGTGTACTTACAGCTCAAAAAGTACAGTACATAAAATATACAACCGATGGCTCCGTTGGGCGCATTTACTTGGGTTATATTACCCAGACCAAAGCCATCACCATAGctaatggaaaaatattttattaaatttataatatatataaagtaatcCTACAGACCCTGATTTAAAAACTAGGGAGCAGCTCATGTTATCGTTCACGTCGCACATTGGCCTATAGTTCTCATCCTCCTTCAGCTTCATTTTCACATACAGTGAATACACAGAAACGGCCAAACCACAGACGCAAATCCATCGCAGTCGGGAAGCTGTACTGTCCGCCTGCTCCATTGTGTTGCTCCTTGGGTAATGAGCTCATTGCAGCGGGATTCCGCACCAGAATCAGTTCCTAACTGGGATGGAAGGGCTAACACTTCTTGCAGCTGCGCAGTGGATTTGCAACAGGATACATGATACACTTGCTGTGGGTATTCGAGATTTTCGGACTGCTAGGTAgattattatgtaaataaataacaaatgcaTCTGCCAACATCTgcttaataaataatgtattttttcaATGCCTCCAAAGAAAAAGACGACTGaggttttattaaaatacatttttgttagttttgttaGGGTACTTAAGACCTAGACCTGCGTTTACAATCAAGCGCTCTTGTTTTCTCAGTCGGGCTCGCATAAATTTTCGCACCAATATAATTTGATGTGACAGGAGGGCAAACGCAACAggtaatataaataaagagAACAGCTCGGGGTAGGTGaccaaattgaattataaaaGTGGGTATTACCGGAGAAGGTAGAGCTCCTTACCCTGGGAACTATCACCTCCAAGCCACCGAACGTGCACATGCATCTGCGGCAAACAACATCGCATTAGGCCACGCTCCATTGCATGCATAGGAAACTAgcgactgcaactgcgactgcaactgcgactgcaactgcgacAACATCATCCAAGTCGAAGACGACCAGGCGACATCTCTGCCCGTCCAAATCAGACTACAAGCCCGTGGAGCCGCCGCGAGTCTCGGCATGACACAATGATGCCTACATCTCCTCCAACGGTGGCCCCATCTTTGGCCCCCACCCACTCGCTCGTTCCATGTCCCTTCTTAATTTATAGCCTCACGAATTTGAATTATTCTGTGTTCGggtgtttaataaaaaataaatatctacgaaaaaaaaaataggaaaagcAGGCCCCTCCAAAAGTGATATATAAATCCAACGTTAGCCATGAGGTAACCAaatggaaacaatttacaaaattgCAGTAGCTCAGCCCCCAggagtgaagtgaagtgatGAATTCACGCAACCTTGGAGCCGGCACTCTGccatatataaaaacaagagagaacgctatagtcgagttccccgactatctgatacccgttactcagctagtgtaagtgcgaaggacagtttttggcggtttgtgggcgttagagtgggcgtggcaaaaagttttttggcgaaaagatagaaatttacaagactaatacaaaaatgaaaaaatatcaaaacatttttcaaaagtgtgggcgtggcagctttgggcggtttgtgggcgtaagagtgggcgtggcaaaaagattttttgcaagtcgatagaaattttcaagaccaatacaaaaatgaaaaaatattaaaacatttttcaaaagtgtgggcgtggcagttttgggcggtttgtgggcgttagagtgggcgtggcaaaaaattttttttgcaaatcgatagaaatttaccataccaatacaaaaatgaaaaaatatcaaaacatttttcaaaagtgtgggcgtcgcagttttgggcggtttgtgggcgttagagtgggcgtggcaacatgaatcgacaaacttgcgctgcgtctatgtctctggagtctgtgtgcttagtctcaactttctagcttttgtagttcctgagatctcgacgttcatacggacagacggacagacggacagacggacggacagacggacatggccaaatcgactcggctattgatcctgatcaagaatatatatactttatatggtcggaaacgcttccttctgcctgttacatacttttcaacgaatctagtatacccttttactctacgagtaacgggtataatgaaaacAGTCACCGCAAACAGCCAGCGACTTGGCACAGATATCCATTTGATATGGAAAACCCTTTCAAGCGGCTGTCAATTCGATTCTGGCTCAAAACCCGGGCTCAGCTGCTCGATCGCGTAATCATGTGCTACTGGAAATGGGCCACTGCAATAAAACCACAATATCTCTATTTAGTTTTACACatacataatttatataatttaacgACCTTCATGGAAAACAGTGCAGAATACGAATAATTTGTAGTAAAATCATTTATGCAGAAGATGGGCAAAGAAGCGGTCTGATTTCGTTGCAACTTCCTAATACCAAAATCTTAGAATGGGTAATCCAAACTTTTAGCTAATGCGATTTTGCAGGTGCACCTCCTCGAGCACGCGTTGTGTTATGAGGTTTGCCATTGATACGTGATCGAAATCTGGTAAAGTACCCCAACAAAAGCTCTTTACTTAGGTCCCCAAAAAGCAACCGACTGCGAAATGATGAGTCTAGAAAATTATGAATACGATTATGAAGGTGAATGCTTCGCAACTTGGCTGCACGTGCAACTGGAGGGAAGCTAAGGTTACTGCGTTGAGATGTGGCAATCTCACACATTTGTATGCATCATTTGGCTTAATAAATTCGCTATTAATTGGAATCAAAGTGCAGCATAATGACGTGCTAATTTCGGCcattatttgaatatataatttGCCATTCGGCAAGTCGCAGGCATTGTCCAAAAGTAATAGGAAATAATAATAGGAAAtctgtttttataaatatctaTGGATATTAGATATTGAATGTTAGTCAATGAAGTCGATGTTATCGCTATTCGAAAATGTCAAATTCGAAATATCAGTTTGTAGAATTCTGCGTTTATTTACTTGcgtcaatttattttttatatcaGAAACACGGTGCAAGTTTAACTGCATTTTAGACACATTCAATCGCTTTCTATTGAACATCGAACAACTCCAACTGTTGTAACATTACATAGAACTTGGAAAACAATCCGGAAGTTGATAGGCCAAATGGCATTGATTTGATCCTTATCTACCAACTGAAAGAACCAAGTATCAATTCCTAGTCCGATGTGCCAACTGCTTAACAAATCCACGTTTAGATCCGTGATCGAAATCTTGTCAAGCTCTTAAACAACAGCGCTTTGTGCCCAAGTGCATCTGACTGCGAAATGATGGAGCTTGACAATTATGATTATGAAGGTGAATGCTTCGCGAGTTGAAACTTGGGCTTTGTTGTCGCACGGTGCACGTGCAACTGAATGGAAGTTAAGGTTACTGCGTGGTGGTGATTGCCGCAGAGATGTGACAATCGAATgcatttgtatatgtatttcaTTTAGTTTAATAAACTcgaatttattcaaaataaaagccTATCAGTTATAAGGTTAATTAAATTCTTCTGATTTATAGGGGTTAATTTATCTAGGgagtatttaatttttgggttttctaTCTGggtgttattttatttagagTTTAGTTTATCTGGTAGTTAGTTTATCTGGGGGCTAGTTTATTAATCCTAAGACTAAAGTTACTCTAAATGTATTTTATCGAAttattgtatgtatattgagtcctttttttttattttatatcataataatttggaaaactaagaaaacctaaaaataaatatctttcCTTAGGAATTTCAATGAACATTGAATTCATtaacaaatagaaaatatataataattattgatCAGAACGAATTTTACCAAGCAAAGGATTTTAACACACGGCGATCCTGCTAAGCTAAAAGCACTTTCGATGGACTATGGCAGTACCCACTTCGTCGTACTCCAAGCTGTCGATCCACATGTTTTGGAAACTTGTGAGTGAGGCCAGGACGGAACCACCCGTCCAAACGGAGAATCTGCGATCCGGACTAGCGTTAACCTTTATTCTTATGGATGGGGGAGCCATTTCGGTTAGGTCTTGCAGGAATCTATGCTCGATATTACGAAACATGGTCGTTCCGCCGGAGAGCACTATGTTTGCATACATATCCTTTCGCAGATCCATGTCGCAGTTGGTGATCGAGTGATAGGTGGCCTCGTGAATGCCCATCACCTCCTGACCCAGCAAACTGGGCTGGAAGAGAGCCTCCGGACAGCGGAATCTCTCGCTGCCCAAAACGATTTTCTGGCCATCTGGCAGCTCATAGGTATCCTCCTTCCCGTGCAGCTCCACTTCCTTGGCATAGTTCATAGCGACATAGCAGAGTTTCTCCTTGATGTCCCGCACGATTTCCCGCTCAGCAGAGGTGCTCATCTTAACACCCTTCTCCAGAAGCAGCTTGCACAGATAATCGGTTAGGTCCCTGCCAGCCAGATCGACTCGTACACAGGCGTGGGGCAGGGCAAATCCTTCGTAGATCGGAACCGTGTGGGTCACCCCATCACCCGAGTCCACCACAATGCCCACAGTACGTCCGGTGGCGTAGAGTGAGAGCACGGCCTGAACTGCCACATAAAAAGCTGGCACCTGAAAGTGTTCGAACATAATCTCCGTCATCTTTTCCCTGTTCTTCTTCGGATTCAGAGGGGCTTCGGTGAGTAGAGCCGGCAAGTCCATTGGATCTGCCCGTAGGAGCTCGTACGTGTGCTTCCAAACCATCTCCATTTCGTCCCAGTTCTTGACCATACCGTGCTCAATTGGATACTTAAGGGTGAGTATTCCCCTCTTGCGGGCTGCCGCCTCGCCAATAACACTATCATCGATCAAGGAATCCAGCAGGACGTTCAGGTGACGAGGTTTGCCCACAATCGATGGGAAGATCACGCGGGGCGTGTCTTCTGGGGAGAATCCGGCTTTACATACTCCGGAGCCGTTGTCAATAACCACTGCGGTTTGGTGTGCATTGCTAAGATCCTCACTGCTCATGTCTCCAGAAGAAGTTGCTACACAAATCATCATataatcatttaaattgtGTCTTATATTTGAGCAACTTACGTTTTTGAAGATATTTGCGGAAAATGTGCTGTAGCCGTTTATCTGTTATATCGATATTGATTCGGGACGGTATGTGAAATGTAGACATGTTGTGTGCTGTGATTTTGTGTTCCAGGCGGAGTTTCAAACTTTTGACGTTAATTTCTtgattattttcaaattttgcGCCCAGGAATCACagtggcaaaaatcgattaaTTCCAATTGAAATCAAATGGGAACTATCGATACGTAAGCAGCTATAAAATAGCTAATAGTCaccaaaataatatttaatcatAAGTAAATACATCAAATTCGTTTTATAAATGTTGAAAGGTATTAACGGCTTTttagatatatttattattttaagttaaGATATAAGTAGTAAGTTAAGATATAAGTTAGTCTCACATCTCTGACGGATTGTGGCCTTTCGATATTTTCACCTGCAGGCTCATCTTTAGCAATAGATTGTTCAAAAAGATCAAGCAAAATAACGAGAACGTAAGCcttgttttatttggtttttaaaactGATATCAGGACTTAGCCTTATTTTGCAGTCGAATAAAACGCAGATATGTTCGTGGCCCGTAGAATTTCGCAAACGGCAAGGTAAGTTGCAAgggaaaagcaaagaaaagaaataccAAAATCGATGCCGGCTGATTACATAAATAGCAACAAATGGCGACCCTGATCTTGAGAGGACATTCTAAAACGAGACACACTTAACCCTTTGCAGCCTGGCGGTGCGTGGCAAGCACACCCTCCCGAAGCTGCCCTACGACTATGCCGCTCTGGAGCCAATCATTTGCCGGGAGATCATGGAGCTGCACCACCAGAAGCACCACCAGACCTACGTCAACAATCTGAATGCCgccgaggagcagctggaggaggccAAGTCGAAGAGCGACACCACCAAGCTGATTCAGCTGGCTCCTGCCCTGCGTTTCAATGGCGGTGGCCACATCAACCACACCATCTTCTGGCAGAACCTCTCGCCCAACAAGAGCCAGCCCAGCGATGATCTGAAGAAGGCCATTGAGTCGCAGTGGAAGAGCTTCGAGGACTTCAAGAAGGAGCTGACCACGCTCACCGTGGCAGTCCAGGGCTCCGGCTGGGGCTGGCTGGGCTTCAACAAGAAGACCGGCAAACTGCAGCTGGCCGCCCTGCCCAACCAGGATCCTCTGGAGGCCTCCACTGGCCTGATCCCGCTCTTTGGCATCGACGTCTGGGAGCACGCCTACTATCTGCAGTACAAGAATGTGCGTCCCTCCTACGTGGAGGCCATCTGGGACATCGCCAACTGGGACGATATCTCCTGCCGCTTCCAGGAGGCCAAGAAGCTCAGCTGCTAAGCACAGTCGGCGATGGTCTACGTTTAATCTATAAGCATCTGCGGATCGGAGATCCTAAATTGTAGTCGTAAGTTGCGGCTAATAAATTGGTACCAGCTAGCAACTAACTAATGTTATTTGTCTGATATGAATGGGAAAATATAACATACTATCCAAAGAACACGGTCAACGAAGATGTATTTTAcgtatttttggtttttatatatttaaacagcTTCAGTacgcactgaaaaaaaaaaaaattaaaattaaactatcGTAAgcaatgcaaatgtttttcaaCACTACCGCCAATAGTGCCACCTCTAGCAAATCAGCTGTGCAcgagccaaacaaaaacaaaacaaaagtcagCCTGCCGCGAAATCGGGGGAGGAAAATTGACATTTCCACCGAGTTTTCCCGAGCTTGCGTGCGCGCAGCTGCAAACAATTTTCCAGCACGCGTATCCGAATGGTGGGACAAATGGCCAGCCGCTGGCAGAGTCGTTTGTTGCCTGTTCGCGTAATGGCCATCCTCGAAAATCGCCCGAAGTTTTGAAATCGAGAAACCAACAAGAAACAAAGGAAATCCATTAAATCTTCTAAGTGCGGTGACGAAtagaaaacatacaaaataaattacttgagtgcaataataatttaataaataagtgagtttgtgagtgtgtggaaAAACTGTGACCCCCAATCAAGGAGTTTAACTCCTTAACGTAAGTAGTAGTAATAATTGATgaaaacatatgtacatacatatgagaATGGACTTCAATTAAAAGTGTTTTCGATTCGTTTGTGTGAAAAACGCACTTTAGGGTATTGGGAAAAATTGGTGAAAAATCAATATTCCACAGCCAGTTGCCCCAGAAGTGCGCACGCATCTCCATCTCCCTACGGGAACACTTCCAACTTTCGTCCTGTTGCGGATCCTGCTTAAGGTCCTTCAGCAGCTGTCCGCCCCCAGAGGATTCTATAAATAAAACCTCTCCACGGTTGTTTGCGAATTTCCCCGGCCATATGGTGCAACCTGTCATTCAGCGCATTTCCAAATAGCAGATATGGAACATCCAGCACAGACGCATTTATGCGCCACAACCCACGCTTTATCGGCTGCCCCAATTGACGTCAGGGAGGGTAATCTAGTTACCAGGGGAGCTCCAATTGTCGGTGCGCTCTATCCAGTCAAAACGACAGCAAATGTTTGCCGACGGTCAACCTCTGACCTTTGAGTGGCAGGAGTCTGAAGGACAACCTTCACCTCGCTGCTACTCAGCCAGCATGCCCATTCAAGTGGCACATTTGCGTGGGAGGTCATATGGTCCTTCGTCTGTTTGTTGTGCGTGGGCGGGCAAAGGGTTTTCCCTCGAAGATTCCTTGGCTTGTCTACTCAAAGAAAATCAATCTTAAGGCTTTCGCAAAAgggaaatcaaataaatatatcttgcataaataaaaccaGAAGGATTTGAAGGATATTACGTTTAAGCAGATTAGAATATGTTTCCTTAATTTAAACTAAACTAAGATGGGGATTCCTATGTCCACATAAACTCAtccaaatgatttattttaaaattttatctAAAGGACCGCTTCTGCTTTCCTCTCTGTGTAGAACTGTGCGTCATGTCCAGTGACACTGCGGTGTGATTATAGTGACCAGCTTGATTGAGAGATTAAGGTTTCAGTGGATTGGATGGGAATTGAGCATCTTGTTTGCTTGcgattgttgtttgttgttctaATAATAGGGT is part of the Drosophila yakuba strain Tai18E2 chromosome 2R, Prin_Dyak_Tai18E2_2.1, whole genome shotgun sequence genome and encodes:
- the LOC6531358 gene encoding pro-resilin isoform X1 — translated: MFKLLGLTLLMAMVVLGRPEPPVNSYLPPSDSYGAPGQSGPGGRPSDAYGAPGGGNGGRPSDSYGAPGVGQGQGQGQGQGGFGGKPSDSYGAPGGGNGNGGRPSSSYGAPGGGNGGRPSDTYGAPGGGSGGRPSDSYGAPGGGNGNSGRPSSSYGAPGQGQGNGNGGRPSGSYGAPGGGNGGRPSDTYGAPGGGNGGRPSSSYGAPGGGNGNGGRPSDSYGAPGGGNGNGNGSGGRPSSSYGAPGQGQGGFGGRPSDSYGAPGQNQKPSDTYGAPGNGNGNGNGGRPSSSYGAPGTGPGGRPSDSYGPPASGSGAGGAGGGSGPGGADYDNDIVEYEADQQGYRPQIRYEGDANDGSGPSGPSGPGGAGGPGGQNLGADGYSSGRPGNGNGNGNGGYPGGRPGGQDLGPSGYSGGRPGGQDLGPGGYSNGRPGGQDLGPSGYSGGRPGGQDLGPNGYSGGRPGGQDLGPGGYSNGRPGGNGNGNGNGGSDGGRVIIGGRVIGGQDGGDQGYSGGRPGGQDLGRDGYSGGRPGGRPGANGQDNQDGQGYSSGRPGQGGRNGFGPGGQNGDNDGSGYRY
- the LOC6531358 gene encoding pro-resilin isoform X2; this translates as MFKLLGLTLLMAMVVLGRPEPPVNSYLPPSDSYGAPGQSGPGGRPSDAYGAPGGGNGGRPSDSYGAPGVGQGQGQGQGQGGFGGKPSDSYGAPGGGNGNGGRPSSSYGAPGGGNGGRPSDTYGAPGGGSGGRPSDSYGAPGGGNGNSGRPSSSYGAPGQGQGNGNGGRPSGSYGAPGGGNGGRPSDTYGAPGGGNGGRPSSSYGAPGGGNGNGGRPSDSYGAPGGGNGNGNGSGGRPSSSYGAPGQGQGGFGGRPSDSYGAPGQNQKPSDTYGAPGNGNGNGNGGRPSSSYGAPGTGPGGRPSDSYGPPASGSGAGGAGGGSGPGGADYDNDEPAKYEFNYQVEDAPSGLSFGHSEMRDGDFTTGQYNVLLPDGRKQIVEYEADQQGYRPQIRYEGDANDGSGPSGPSGPGGAGGPGGQNLGADGYSSGRPGNGNGNGNGGYPGGRPGGQDLGPSGYSGGRPGGQDLGPGGYSNGRPGGQDLGPSGYSGGRPGGQDLGPNGYSGGRPGGQDLGPGGYSNGRPGGNGNGNGNGGSDGGRVIIGGRVIGGQDGGDQGYSGGRPGGQDLGRDGYSGGRPGGRPGANGQDNQDGQGYSSGRPGQGGRNGFGPGGQNGDNDGSGYRY
- the LOC6531359 gene encoding vitamin K epoxide reductase complex subunit 1, translating into MEQADSTASRLRWICVCGLAVSVYSLYVKMKLKEDENYRPMCDVNDNMSCSLVFKSGYGDGFGLGNITQVNAPNGAIGCIFYVLYFLSSFFYHRWLCLAQLIICTLTLLLCVYLGFLLLFVFYDCCLVCVTIYFIHTWLFQEVLRRYRRLYM
- the LOC6531360 gene encoding actin-like protein 53D; this encodes MSTFHIPSRINIDITDKRLQHIFRKYLQKPTSSGDMSSEDLSNAHQTAVVIDNGSGVCKAGFSPEDTPRVIFPSIVGKPRHLNVLLDSLIDDSVIGEAAARKRGILTLKYPIEHGMVKNWDEMEMVWKHTYELLRADPMDLPALLTEAPLNPKKNREKMTEIMFEHFQVPAFYVAVQAVLSLYATGRTVGIVVDSGDGVTHTVPIYEGFALPHACVRVDLAGRDLTDYLCKLLLEKGVKMSTSAEREIVRDIKEKLCYVAMNYAKEVELHGKEDTYELPDGQKIVLGSERFRCPEALFQPSLLGQEVMGIHEATYHSITNCDMDLRKDMYANIVLSGGTTMFRNIEHRFLQDLTEMAPPSIRIKVNASPDRRFSVWTGGSVLASLTSFQNMWIDSLEYDEVGTAIVHRKCF
- the LOC6531361 gene encoding superoxide dismutase [Mn], mitochondrial; its protein translation is MFVARRISQTASLAVRGKHTLPKLPYDYAALEPIICREIMELHHQKHHQTYVNNLNAAEEQLEEAKSKSDTTKLIQLAPALRFNGGGHINHTIFWQNLSPNKSQPSDDLKKAIESQWKSFEDFKKELTTLTVAVQGSGWGWLGFNKKTGKLQLAALPNQDPLEASTGLIPLFGIDVWEHAYYLQYKNVRPSYVEAIWDIANWDDISCRFQEAKKLSC